One window of the Rosa rugosa chromosome 3, drRosRugo1.1, whole genome shotgun sequence genome contains the following:
- the LOC133740027 gene encoding amino acid transporter AVT3B-like: MGFEKEATSSSSRLRSPPATEETPLIGAPKPLSSQAKTFANVFIAIVGAGVLGMPYSFKRTGWIMSLLTLFFVAFLTHHCMMLLVYTRRKLESPDAPAKIASFGDLGFTVCGSAGRLVVDVLIILAQAGFCVGYLLFIGNTLAHLINPPTSTDLSPNIMGLAPKSFYIWGCFPFQLGLNSIKTLTHLAPLSIFADVVDLGAMGVVIIEDLLIMIKGVDFSSLKTFGDVSLFFYALGVSVYSFEGVGMVLPLESEAKDKDKFGRVLAFTMVFIALMYGSFGAFGYFAFGEQTKDLITANLGKGLISTLVKLGLVINLFFTLPIMMNPVYEIVERRLWGGRYCLWLRWLLVLAVSLVALLVPNFADFMALVGSGVCCVLGFVVPTLFHLMVFKGEMGWKQWLSDVSILVIGITLGISGTWFALQEIFAAKDV; encoded by the coding sequence ATGGGGTTCGAGAAAGAAGCAACCTCGTCCTCCAGCCGTCTCCGATCACCGCCGGCGACCGAGGAGACGCCGCTGATCGGAGCCCCGAAGCCGCTGTCGTCCCAAGCCAAGACCTTCGCCAATGTCTTCATCGCCATCGTCGGCGCCGGCGTTCTGGGTATGCCGTACTCGTTCAAACGCACCGGCTGGATCATGAGCCTCCTGACGCTCTTCTTCGTCGCGTTTCTGACCCACCATTGCATGATGCTGTTGGTCTACACGCGCCGGAAGCTCGAGTCTCCCGACGCGCCGGCGAAGATTGCGTCGTTCGGGGATTTGGGCTTCACCGTTTGTGGCTCTGCCGGGAGGTTAGTGGTTGATGTTCTTATCATTCTTGCTCAGGCTGGTTTTTGCGTTGGTTATCTTCTTTTTATTGGTAATACACTCGCCCATTTGATCAATCCCCCAACTTCAACCGATTTGAGCCCCAATATAATGGGTCTGGCTCCCAAAAGCTTTTACATTTGGGGGTGTTTCCCGTTTCAATTAGGATTGAATTCCATTAAAACGCTTACCCATTTGGCCCCTTTGAGTATTTTTGCTGATGTGGTTGATCTTGGAGCAATGGGCGTGGTGATCATTGAGGATTTGTTGATTATGATCAAAGGGGTGGATTTCTCTTCATTGAAAACTTTTGGGGatgtttctttgttcttttatgCCTTGGGTGTGTCTGTGTACTCATTTGAAGGGGTTGGGATGGTTTTGCCTTTGGAGTCGGAGGCCAAAGATAAGGACAAGTTTGGGAGAGTCTTGGCTTTTACGATGGTGTTCATTGCTCTCATGTATGGGAGCTTTGGAGCTTTCGGTTACTTTGCTTTCGGGGAACAGACTAAGGATTTGATCACGGCTAACCTTGGTAAAGGCTTGATTTCCACTCTGGTGAAGCTTGGTCTTGTGATCAATCTGTTCTTCACGTTGCCTATAATGATGAACCCGGTTTATGAAATCGTGGAGAGGCGGCTGTGGGGTGGGAGATACTGCCTGTGGTTGAGATGGTTGCTCGTGTTGGCGGTGAGTTTGGTGGCTTTGTTGGTCCCCAACTTTGCTGATTTCATGGCTTTGGTTGGGAGTGGTGTGTGCTGTGTTCTGGGGTTTGTTGTGCCTACCTTGTTTCATCTCATGGTCTTCAAGGGAGAGATGGGGTGGAAGCAATGGCTCTCAGACGTAAGCATTTTGGTGATAGGAATTACTCTTGGGATTTCAGGAACTTGGTTTGCTCTGCAAGAAATTTTTGCTGCCAAGGATGTTTGA
- the LOC133740089 gene encoding alpha-1,3-mannosyl-glycoprotein 2-beta-N-acetylglucosaminyltransferase, with product MKNFLCDFRFLLLLAAAAFIYIQVRLFATQSQYADRLADAIESENQCTSQLRSLIDQISLQQGQIETMKEQKEQLEQECGQLKALVQELERKGVERLINKEQVPVAAVVIMACNRADYLERTIKSVLKYQNSVATKFPLFVSQDGSDPGVKDKALSYEQLTYMQHLDYKPVQPDRPGELIAYYKIANHYKWALDGLFYKHKFSRVIILEDDMEIAPDFFDYFEAATDLLDKDKSIMAVSSWNDNGQKQFVHDPEALYRSDFFPGLGWMLTRSTWDELSPKWPKAYWDDWLRLQENHKGRQFLRPEVCRTYNFGEHGSSLGQYFKQYLEPIKLNDVPVDWKSMDLSYLMEDKYIKHFAEIVKKAKPVHGADLVLKARNMAGDVRIQYNDQQDFERIAHEFGIFEEWKDGIPRTAYKGVVVFRHQNPQRIFLVGPGSLKQLGVDDS from the exons ATGAAGAATTTTCTCTGCGATTTTCGCTTCCTCCTACTTCTCGCAGCTGCCGCCTTCATCTATATCCAG gtTCGGCTTTTCGCGACGCAATCACAGTATGCTGATCGCCTCGCCGATGCG ATAGAGTCGGAGAACCAGTGTACATCTCAGTTGAGATCACTAATTGATCAAATAAGCTTGCAACAAGGGCAAATTGAAACCATGAAAG AACAAAAGGAACAGCTAGAGCAAGAGTGTGGACAACTGAAGGCCCTTGTTCAAGAACTTGAAA GGAAAGGTGTTGAACGGTTGATTAACAAAGAACAG GTGCCAGTGGCAGCAGTTGTAATTATGGCATGCAATCGTGCTGACTATCTGGAAAGGACCATTAAGTCTGTATTAAA ATACCAGAATTCTGTTGCCACGAAGTTTCCTCTATTTGTCTCCCAG GATGGATCTGATCCGGGTGTCAAAGATAAGGCTTTGAGCTATGAACAGCTCACGTATATGCAG CATTTGGATTATAAACCAGTTCAACCTGATAGACCAGGGGAATTGATTGCATACTACAAAATTGCAA ATCATTACAAATGGGCACTGGATGGATTGTTCTACAAGCATAAGTTCAGCCGAGTAATCATACTCGAAG ATGATATGGAAATTGCTCCCGATTTTTTTGATTACTTTGAGGCTGCCACCGATCTCCTTGATAAGGATAA GTCTATCATGGCTGTTTCCTCATGGAATGACAATGGACAAAAGCAGTTTGTGCATGATCCAG AAGCACTTTATAGATCTGATTTCTTTCCTGGACTTGGGTGGATGCTGACTAGATCTACATGGGATGAGCTATCACCGAAGTGGCCAAAGG CTTACTGGGATGACTGGTTGAGGTTACAAGAGAATCACAAAGGTCGACAATTTCTTCGTCCAGAAGTGTGCAGAACATATAACTTTGGGGAACAT GGTTCTAGTCTGGGACAGTATTTCAAACAATATCTTGAGCCAATCAAGCTGAATGATGTCCCT GTTGACTGGAAATCAATGGATTTGAGCTACCTGATGGAG GACAAGTATATAAAGCATTTTGCTGAGATTGTGAAAAAGGCTAAACCTGTCCATGGAGCTGATCTTGTACTGAAGGCACGCAATATGGCTGGTGATGTTCGTATACAGTACAATGACCAGCAAGACTTTGAACGCATTGCACATGAGTTTGGAATTTTTGAAGAGTGGAAG GATGGTATACCAAGGACAGCCTACAAAGGAGTAGTTGTTTTCCGACACCAAAACCCACAACGTATATTCCTTGTTGGTCCAGGTTCTCTGAAGCAGCTTGGAGTTGATGATTCTTGA